The Luteolibacter arcticus genome has a window encoding:
- a CDS encoding D-alanine--D-alanine ligase gives MIAKDLLIAVLMGGPGSEREVSLASGKAVLKALQAAGYNAVAVDVAGADFELPAGSGLAYNVIHGTFGEDGQLQQILEDKGVPYTGAGVTSSRIAFDKNLAKEKFLAAGVPTPASEIVDVSNGPKLPTIPVPFVVKPPREGSSVGVTIVKEASEAMAAMETAAKYGNDILVEAFVEGKELTVGILDDTAMPIVHIAPRDGFYDMANKYPWLSGGVGSDYYCPADLDAETTRRVLEAALAGHRSLGIEVYSRVDVLLDAAGNPFVLEANTIPGMTETSLLPKSAAAHGIDFTALCLKIAELSLALRA, from the coding sequence ATGATCGCGAAAGATCTTCTCATCGCCGTCCTGATGGGCGGCCCCGGCTCTGAACGCGAGGTTTCGCTCGCGTCCGGCAAGGCCGTGCTCAAGGCGCTACAAGCGGCCGGCTACAACGCGGTCGCGGTAGATGTCGCGGGCGCGGATTTCGAGCTGCCCGCCGGCTCCGGCCTCGCCTACAACGTGATCCACGGGACCTTCGGCGAGGATGGCCAGCTCCAGCAAATCCTGGAGGACAAGGGCGTGCCCTACACCGGCGCGGGTGTCACCAGCAGCCGCATCGCCTTCGACAAGAATCTCGCCAAGGAGAAGTTCCTCGCCGCGGGCGTGCCGACGCCGGCCTCCGAGATCGTCGATGTGTCGAATGGCCCCAAGCTGCCGACCATCCCGGTGCCATTCGTGGTGAAGCCGCCGCGCGAAGGATCGAGCGTCGGCGTGACGATCGTGAAGGAGGCCTCCGAGGCGATGGCCGCCATGGAGACCGCCGCGAAGTATGGCAATGACATCCTCGTCGAAGCCTTTGTCGAAGGGAAGGAACTCACCGTGGGCATCCTCGACGACACCGCCATGCCGATTGTCCACATCGCTCCGCGCGATGGCTTCTACGACATGGCCAACAAGTATCCATGGCTGAGCGGCGGGGTGGGCAGCGATTACTACTGCCCGGCCGATCTGGATGCGGAGACGACCCGCCGCGTGCTGGAAGCCGCGCTCGCCGGCCACCGTTCGCTGGGCATTGAAGTTTACTCGCGCGTCGATGTCCTGCTCGATGCGGCTGGCAATCCCTTCGTGCTCGAAGCCAACACCATCCCAGGCATGACGGAAACGAGCCTGCTGCCGAAGTCCGCCGCTGCCCATGGAATCGATTTCACCGCGCTTTGCCTCAAAATTGCGGAGCTTTCGTTGGCCTTGCGTGCCTGA
- the thrC gene encoding threonine synthase: MLYHSTNNPAHRVDLKEAILRSLPPDNGLYMPDTLPVLGPEFWAIWRELTFQEIGYAVAHAFFHEDVPAAALKEIVEGTLAFDAPVVPLAPGDHILELFHGPTLAFKDFGARFMARLMGWLVRGDNRELTVLVATSGDTGGAVASAFHQVPGTRVIILYPKGKVSGLQEKQLTALGGNVTALEIDGTFDDCQRLVKSAFLDRELSERLNLTSANSINLARLVPQSFYYIHSARQLPEGVEPVFVIPSGNFGNLTAGLLAMQLGLPVKKFIAATNANDVVPAYLKSGNYQPRSSTATISNAMDVGAPSNFARMQALFGSSWEAMRGKIEGTSFTDDQTRAAIREVKSLYNYEIDPHGAVGWLAARKWRSANPGNATITLETAHPSKFLDVMEQEIGKGSVEIPERLAILADREKVAVQLPADEGSFKDWLNR; the protein is encoded by the coding sequence ATGCTCTACCACTCGACCAACAATCCCGCCCACCGGGTGGACCTGAAGGAAGCGATCCTCCGCTCCCTGCCGCCGGACAATGGCCTCTACATGCCGGACACGTTGCCGGTGCTGGGGCCGGAATTCTGGGCGATCTGGCGCGAGCTGACCTTCCAGGAAATCGGCTACGCGGTGGCACATGCATTCTTCCATGAGGACGTGCCGGCCGCGGCGCTGAAGGAAATCGTCGAGGGCACGCTGGCCTTCGATGCCCCGGTAGTCCCGCTCGCTCCCGGCGATCACATCCTCGAGCTCTTCCACGGCCCGACGCTCGCCTTCAAGGACTTCGGCGCGCGCTTCATGGCCCGCCTGATGGGCTGGCTGGTCCGAGGTGACAACCGCGAGCTCACAGTCCTCGTCGCCACCTCCGGCGACACCGGTGGTGCTGTCGCCTCGGCCTTCCACCAGGTCCCCGGCACGCGCGTCATCATCCTTTATCCGAAGGGCAAGGTCTCGGGCCTGCAGGAGAAGCAACTCACCGCGCTCGGCGGCAACGTCACCGCACTGGAGATCGACGGCACCTTCGATGACTGCCAGCGCCTTGTGAAGTCCGCCTTCCTCGACCGCGAACTCTCCGAGCGCCTCAACCTGACCTCGGCGAACTCGATCAATCTCGCGCGCCTCGTTCCGCAGAGCTTCTACTACATCCATAGTGCTCGCCAGCTTCCGGAAGGAGTCGAGCCGGTGTTCGTCATCCCGTCCGGCAACTTCGGCAATCTCACCGCCGGTCTGCTCGCCATGCAGCTCGGCCTGCCGGTGAAGAAATTCATCGCGGCCACCAACGCCAACGACGTGGTCCCCGCCTATCTCAAGAGCGGCAACTACCAGCCGCGGTCGAGCACCGCGACGATCTCGAACGCCATGGACGTCGGCGCGCCATCGAACTTCGCCCGCATGCAAGCGCTCTTCGGCAGTTCATGGGAAGCGATGCGCGGGAAGATCGAGGGCACCTCCTTCACCGACGACCAGACCCGCGCGGCGATCCGCGAGGTGAAGTCGCTCTATAACTACGAGATCGACCCACACGGCGCGGTCGGCTGGCTCGCCGCCCGCAAGTGGCGCTCCGCGAACCCCGGCAATGCCACGATCACGCTGGAGACCGCGCATCCTTCGAAGTTCCTCGACGTGATGGAGCAGGAGATCGGCAAGGGTTCCGTCGAGATCCCCGAACGCCTCGCCATCCTCGCCGACCGCGAAAAAGTCGCGGTGCAACTCCCCGCCGACGAAGGCAGCTTCAAGGACTGGCTGAACCGCTGA
- a CDS encoding type II toxin-antitoxin system RelE/ParE family toxin yields MARVIWTEPALEDLDEIADYISLDDPAAAKRLVRRVFERVDHLETCPEMGSCPMELRGTEYRHLVIPPLRIFYRVAGELVFMVYVMRTERLFRRDDLSGRDREE; encoded by the coding sequence ATGGCTCGAGTGATTTGGACCGAACCGGCGCTCGAAGACCTCGACGAGATTGCCGACTACATCTCGCTCGATGATCCTGCGGCTGCGAAGCGTTTGGTGAGACGGGTTTTCGAGCGGGTGGATCACCTGGAGACCTGTCCGGAGATGGGATCCTGTCCCATGGAACTCCGGGGCACGGAATACCGGCATTTGGTCATTCCGCCACTGCGCATCTTCTACCGCGTGGCAGGAGAACTTGTTTTCATGGTCTATGTGATGCGAACTGAGCGGCTTTTCCGACGCGATGATCTGAGCGGGCGAGATCGCGAGGAGTAA
- a CDS encoding cell division protein FtsZ, which produces MIEFPRDPQNTIPSSSVKIVGLGGAGTNMLDRVVLDGMDGAEMLAVNTDIRTLSGSVARERIQLGRNLTKGLGCGGDPELGQQAILEAESEIRAALKGRKIVFLCVGLGGGTGSGAAPIICRIAREEGAFVVVFATMPFSFEGRRRRDQADTSLNELAVLSNALVTFDNTRMGDLVLAKQGIHEAFAAADRMISESIKAVIRLVIRPGLINVGLDDLMTALRTTRSRCLFGSGIASGKDRAQKALRNALNSPLLDQGALLRDAESVLVHLCGGQDLTLYEIELLMQSLSKHVPDKAHVLFGAAVDPTMGESLSITMVSSLPEDRLHATRTSPMERPALLEPTVGFSMDEPEEEEEEEEEPVAVAVAPPPPVREPVREAVRAPEPVRAPEPVRAPEPAPVPVKKSAPPASVAKAIAAASLFEETKPVVAEFTTKPKPAPAPPVEEATPFAEPEPSPFTIDASPAAERADSDDFAGKVEEMVNYKSVAEPAVEDEFPEMPEMEDAPEEESPAFFTIEDEEPAAPEEEPEAEPVVLTKDEKPVVLPGVFDDLDDVFAGMEDPSAPEKPVVPVKARAGGKGQPELSFEGGPRGKFEGASPSLFEGEDLDVPAFLRKKR; this is translated from the coding sequence ATGATCGAATTCCCACGCGACCCCCAGAACACCATCCCATCGTCCTCCGTGAAAATCGTCGGCCTCGGCGGTGCCGGGACCAACATGCTCGACCGGGTCGTCCTCGACGGCATGGACGGCGCGGAGATGCTGGCGGTGAACACCGACATTCGCACGCTGTCCGGCTCGGTCGCCCGCGAGCGCATCCAGCTCGGCCGCAATCTGACCAAGGGCCTCGGCTGCGGCGGCGACCCGGAGCTCGGCCAGCAGGCAATCCTGGAAGCCGAAAGCGAGATCCGTGCCGCGCTGAAGGGCCGCAAGATCGTGTTCCTCTGCGTGGGCCTTGGCGGTGGCACGGGCTCCGGTGCCGCGCCCATCATCTGCCGCATCGCGCGGGAAGAAGGGGCGTTTGTCGTCGTCTTCGCCACGATGCCGTTCAGCTTTGAAGGTCGCCGTCGCCGCGATCAGGCGGATACCTCGCTCAACGAGTTGGCCGTGCTTTCGAATGCGCTGGTTACTTTCGACAATACCCGCATGGGCGATCTCGTGCTGGCGAAGCAAGGAATCCACGAAGCCTTCGCCGCCGCCGACCGGATGATCTCGGAGAGCATCAAGGCGGTGATCCGCCTGGTGATCCGCCCGGGTCTGATCAACGTGGGCCTCGACGACCTGATGACCGCGCTGCGCACCACGCGCTCGCGCTGTCTCTTCGGCTCGGGCATCGCCAGCGGCAAGGACCGCGCCCAGAAGGCGCTGCGCAATGCGCTCAACAGCCCGCTGCTCGACCAAGGGGCTTTGCTGCGCGATGCCGAGAGCGTGCTTGTCCACCTCTGCGGTGGTCAGGATCTAACGCTCTATGAAATCGAGCTGCTGATGCAGAGCCTCTCGAAGCACGTCCCGGACAAAGCACACGTGCTTTTCGGCGCGGCCGTCGATCCGACCATGGGCGAGAGCCTGAGCATCACGATGGTCAGCTCGCTGCCCGAGGATCGTCTGCATGCGACCCGCACTTCACCGATGGAGAGGCCTGCGCTGTTAGAGCCGACCGTTGGCTTCTCCATGGATGAACCCGAAGAGGAGGAAGAGGAGGAAGAGGAACCGGTCGCAGTCGCCGTGGCCCCGCCGCCGCCGGTTCGTGAACCCGTCCGTGAGGCGGTCCGTGCTCCTGAACCGGTCCGTGCTCCTGAACCGGTGCGTGCGCCCGAGCCGGCACCGGTGCCGGTGAAGAAGAGCGCGCCTCCCGCCTCCGTCGCCAAGGCAATCGCCGCGGCCAGCTTGTTCGAGGAGACCAAGCCGGTGGTGGCTGAATTTACGACCAAGCCGAAGCCTGCTCCTGCCCCGCCGGTGGAAGAGGCCACGCCGTTTGCCGAGCCTGAGCCATCGCCCTTTACCATCGATGCCAGTCCTGCAGCAGAACGCGCCGATAGCGACGACTTCGCCGGCAAGGTGGAGGAGATGGTGAATTACAAGTCCGTGGCGGAGCCTGCGGTGGAAGACGAATTCCCCGAGATGCCGGAGATGGAAGATGCACCAGAAGAGGAGTCGCCCGCCTTCTTCACCATCGAGGACGAAGAGCCTGCGGCTCCGGAGGAAGAACCCGAGGCCGAACCGGTCGTTCTTACCAAGGATGAGAAGCCGGTGGTCCTTCCCGGCGTTTTCGATGATCTCGACGATGTCTTCGCCGGCATGGAAGACCCCTCGGCCCCGGAGAAGCCGGTCGTGCCCGTGAAGGCTCGGGCCGGTGGCAAGGGACAGCCCGAGCTCAGCTTCGAAGGCGGCCCGCGTGGGAAGTTTGAGGGTGCATCGCCGAGTCTCTTTGAAGGGGAAGATCTCGATGTGCCGGCGTTCTTGAGGAAGAAGCGGTGA
- a CDS encoding cell division protein FtsQ/DivIB has protein sequence MFIKRRTSRVQHRRQVIELQAKVVSPRIVWFSVLKSCRKMVRFVVILAFLGGTVWGVKYGIRRGLLENEEFRLQAIELTPNPAIDERRLVQVAGIDLNGSLFDCDVAVIESKLQALPEIAYAKVRREFPGTLIVDAAAREPRAWISSPSHGIPARDPQQGLVVNRSGFAFHCPPALLDKAAGLPVLQLGEGGEMPVAGKQVVHPEFDRLMRLYQVACTEIEGADQWIDTLRQSRTWSLELVSHDGTTASFGLGDHERQMGDLRSALEHARTQDQQIASIELIPERNIPVILRGEGTPRAILIDEPAPVATPDRRSRDLQNLLNR, from the coding sequence ATGTTCATCAAGCGCCGTACCTCCCGCGTCCAACATCGCCGCCAAGTGATCGAGCTTCAGGCGAAGGTCGTTTCGCCGCGCATCGTCTGGTTCAGCGTCTTGAAGAGCTGCCGCAAGATGGTGCGGTTTGTCGTGATCCTCGCCTTCCTCGGCGGGACGGTGTGGGGCGTGAAGTACGGCATCCGTCGTGGATTGCTGGAGAACGAGGAGTTCCGGCTGCAGGCGATCGAGCTGACGCCGAACCCCGCGATTGACGAACGTCGGCTCGTCCAGGTGGCCGGCATTGATTTGAATGGCAGCCTTTTCGACTGCGATGTCGCCGTGATCGAGTCGAAGTTGCAGGCATTGCCCGAGATTGCCTATGCGAAGGTCCGCCGCGAATTCCCGGGCACGCTGATCGTTGACGCCGCGGCCCGGGAGCCGCGCGCATGGATATCCTCTCCGTCGCACGGCATTCCCGCGCGCGATCCGCAGCAGGGATTGGTCGTCAATCGGAGCGGTTTCGCTTTCCACTGCCCGCCTGCCCTGCTCGACAAGGCGGCCGGATTGCCGGTGCTCCAGCTTGGCGAAGGTGGCGAGATGCCAGTTGCCGGGAAGCAGGTGGTGCATCCCGAATTCGACCGCCTGATGCGTCTCTATCAGGTCGCCTGCACTGAGATCGAGGGTGCGGACCAGTGGATCGACACGCTCCGGCAAAGCCGCACGTGGTCGCTGGAGCTGGTTTCCCATGACGGGACCACCGCTTCCTTCGGCCTCGGCGATCACGAACGGCAGATGGGCGACCTGCGCTCCGCGTTGGAACACGCCCGCACTCAGGACCAGCAGATCGCGTCGATCGAACTCATCCCCGAGCGCAATATCCCGGTCATTCTCCGCGGGGAGGGCACGCCGCGTGCCATTTTGATCGACGAACCTGCGCCAGTCGCCACACCTGACCGCCGCTCGCGCGACTTGCAGAATCTCCTCAATCGCTGA
- the ftsA gene encoding cell division protein FtsA, giving the protein MPRSKIHVGLEIGTSKICMVVGEVKSDGSVKILGVGQSKSVGVRKGEIYDFPQVRACLKDALVKAEDASDVEIGSVYLSVTGAHIHGVNNRGSFRLPDDESVIAQAHVQEAKEIARAVAIPADHVYLHHIIRRFGVDGFEHATSPVGLSGKTVDADFHVIHGIRSRIENQIKCVREMPLDIDDLVFAPIASAQVALDRESKERGALVIDVGGGTTDYVLYLDGAIEASGCIPVGGDHITNDIHLVTGLAFSKAEMLKVREGDASADPARSVGVIKVSDDKGFAEAEVKRQLLNDIIRQRMEETLKLLLRRLPDGAMERVGTGVFLSGGSSLMRGFGELAHDIFKRDIYRPEPPELSGVQANFKDPQFTTAIGLIRYAQIIEAEREPKRGFLRRLWPFSK; this is encoded by the coding sequence ATGCCTCGCTCGAAGATCCACGTCGGCCTTGAAATCGGCACCAGCAAGATCTGCATGGTGGTCGGAGAGGTGAAGTCGGACGGCTCCGTGAAAATCCTCGGGGTCGGCCAGTCGAAGTCCGTGGGCGTGCGCAAGGGCGAGATCTACGACTTCCCGCAGGTCCGCGCCTGCCTCAAGGATGCACTGGTGAAAGCCGAGGATGCCAGCGATGTCGAAATCGGCAGCGTCTATCTCTCGGTCACCGGTGCGCATATCCATGGGGTGAACAACCGCGGCAGCTTCCGCCTGCCCGATGACGAATCGGTCATCGCCCAGGCCCACGTCCAGGAGGCGAAGGAAATCGCCCGTGCCGTGGCGATCCCGGCGGACCACGTTTACCTCCACCACATCATCCGCCGCTTCGGCGTCGATGGCTTCGAGCACGCGACCTCGCCGGTCGGGCTTTCCGGCAAGACGGTGGATGCCGACTTCCACGTGATCCACGGGATCCGCTCGCGGATCGAGAACCAGATCAAGTGCGTCCGCGAGATGCCGCTGGACATCGATGACCTGGTCTTCGCTCCCATCGCCTCGGCCCAGGTCGCGCTCGACCGCGAGTCGAAGGAGCGCGGCGCGCTGGTCATCGATGTGGGCGGTGGTACGACGGACTACGTACTTTATCTCGACGGTGCGATCGAGGCGTCCGGCTGCATCCCGGTCGGCGGCGATCACATCACGAATGACATCCACCTCGTCACCGGCCTCGCCTTCTCAAAGGCCGAGATGCTCAAGGTCCGCGAGGGCGACGCTTCCGCTGACCCGGCTCGCTCGGTGGGCGTCATCAAGGTCTCGGACGACAAGGGCTTCGCCGAGGCGGAGGTGAAGCGCCAGCTTCTCAATGACATCATCCGCCAGCGCATGGAGGAAACGCTGAAGCTGCTGCTGCGCCGCCTGCCTGACGGGGCGATGGAGCGAGTAGGCACCGGCGTCTTCCTGTCCGGTGGCAGCAGCCTGATGCGCGGCTTCGGCGAGCTGGCGCACGATATTTTCAAGCGCGACATCTACCGTCCCGAGCCGCCGGAACTCAGCGGTGTGCAAGCGAATTTCAAGGACCCCCAGTTCACCACCGCGATCGGCCTGATCCGCTATGCACAGATCATCGAGGCCGAACGTGAACCGAAGCGCGGCTTCCTGCGCCGCCTCTGGCCCTTCTCAAAATAA
- the murC gene encoding UDP-N-acetylmuramate--L-alanine ligase, which yields MNDLSPKLTDRDHPLRIHLIGVAGSGMSGLALLLMGMGHRVSGSDRVTSGETERMQKLGLVFSSPHTAEAVQGADVVVYSSAIRPENPAYAAAKAAEVPVIRRAECLAGILHTRKGIVVSGTHGKTTTSSMVAHALREGGLQPSHYVGAEIPVLGANARWSEDGEWMVAEGDESDGTLALYHPTCSIILNIEAEHLDHYKDLEEIKAVFATLVSQTTGPVVYCKECAVATEVATKSDQAVSYGWSGADYTAAEIRELRGATAFTVVRNGEILGDVELGIPGRHNVLNALAAIATADKLGADFRLVSRALNTFAGAKRRFETKYLSQRLRIVDDYGHHPTELAATLQTARSLKPGRVVVLFQPHRYTRTQALADDFGKVLQAADKVFVTDVYPASELPIPGVTGATIVDAAKRQGDGDVVSLPCLATAHHVVGNFLEPGDLLITLGAGNVHEAGTRIANDLKVLEEILRLAPRDEIDAKLYEPMRRHTTMLVGGPAQFWIEPHSFEAFAAVVNHCRERGIALRVVGRGSNLLVRDGGIRGAVVHPSGGVFSECRAEDGKVIAGAGVRLKKVASVAQAAGIGGFEWMEGIPGNVGGALRMNAGAMGTETFDQVVSVIFLDEDGEIRVRSRDEIVANYRDVPELRRNFALQAVFEGKPDTAEAIQGRWDASRSKRRASQPVAASAGCIFKNPAETPAGKLVDELGLKGCNEGKARVSDVHGNFIVNGGGATASEVLAVIERIKAVARESRGIELETEVKVLGADEFTF from the coding sequence ATGAACGACCTGAGCCCCAAGCTGACCGACCGCGACCACCCGCTGCGCATCCACCTGATCGGGGTGGCTGGCTCGGGCATGAGTGGCCTGGCGCTGCTGCTGATGGGCATGGGCCACCGCGTCAGCGGCTCAGACCGCGTGACCTCGGGGGAAACCGAGCGCATGCAAAAGCTCGGGCTGGTCTTCTCGTCGCCCCACACCGCGGAAGCCGTGCAAGGCGCGGACGTGGTCGTTTACTCCTCGGCCATCCGTCCCGAGAACCCGGCCTACGCCGCGGCGAAAGCGGCTGAAGTTCCGGTGATCCGCCGCGCCGAGTGCCTCGCGGGTATCCTGCACACGCGGAAAGGCATCGTGGTCTCCGGCACCCACGGCAAGACCACCACCTCATCGATGGTCGCCCACGCGTTGCGCGAGGGTGGGCTGCAACCGAGCCACTATGTCGGCGCGGAAATCCCGGTGCTCGGCGCAAACGCCCGCTGGTCGGAAGACGGCGAGTGGATGGTGGCGGAAGGGGATGAAAGCGATGGCACGCTCGCGCTCTACCATCCCACCTGCTCGATCATCCTCAACATCGAGGCCGAGCATCTCGATCACTACAAGGACCTTGAGGAGATCAAGGCGGTCTTCGCTACGCTGGTCAGCCAGACCACGGGGCCGGTGGTGTATTGCAAGGAGTGCGCGGTGGCCACGGAAGTTGCGACGAAGTCCGACCAAGCCGTCAGCTACGGCTGGTCCGGTGCGGATTATACCGCCGCGGAAATCCGCGAGCTGCGCGGAGCTACGGCATTTACCGTAGTTCGCAACGGCGAGATTTTGGGCGATGTCGAACTCGGTATCCCCGGCCGTCACAACGTGCTCAATGCGCTCGCCGCGATCGCCACCGCCGACAAGCTCGGCGCGGATTTCCGGCTGGTGTCTCGTGCGCTGAATACCTTTGCGGGTGCCAAGCGCCGCTTCGAAACGAAGTATCTCTCGCAGCGCCTGCGGATCGTCGATGACTATGGCCACCACCCGACTGAGCTGGCGGCCACGCTGCAGACGGCGCGCTCGTTGAAGCCCGGCCGCGTGGTCGTGCTCTTCCAGCCGCACCGTTACACGCGGACGCAGGCCTTGGCTGATGACTTCGGCAAGGTGCTGCAAGCCGCCGACAAGGTCTTCGTCACCGATGTCTATCCCGCCAGCGAGTTGCCGATTCCCGGCGTGACTGGCGCGACGATCGTCGATGCGGCGAAGCGCCAGGGAGATGGCGATGTGGTCTCGCTGCCGTGTCTTGCCACCGCGCACCATGTGGTTGGCAATTTCCTCGAGCCCGGCGATCTGCTGATCACGCTCGGCGCGGGCAACGTCCATGAGGCCGGCACGCGGATCGCGAACGACCTCAAGGTGCTGGAGGAAATCCTGCGCCTCGCCCCGCGCGACGAGATCGATGCCAAGCTCTACGAACCGATGCGCCGCCATACCACGATGCTGGTCGGGGGCCCGGCGCAGTTCTGGATCGAGCCGCATAGCTTCGAGGCGTTTGCGGCGGTGGTGAATCATTGCCGCGAGCGGGGGATCGCGTTGCGCGTCGTGGGCCGCGGTTCGAATCTGCTGGTTCGCGATGGTGGCATCCGCGGCGCGGTGGTGCATCCCAGCGGTGGCGTCTTTTCCGAGTGCCGCGCCGAGGACGGCAAGGTCATCGCCGGGGCGGGCGTGCGCTTGAAGAAGGTGGCCAGCGTTGCGCAGGCCGCGGGTATCGGCGGCTTCGAGTGGATGGAAGGCATCCCCGGCAATGTCGGCGGGGCCTTGCGCATGAATGCCGGCGCGATGGGCACCGAGACTTTCGATCAGGTCGTGAGCGTCATCTTCCTCGATGAGGATGGAGAGATCCGCGTCCGCTCCCGCGATGAGATCGTGGCGAACTACCGAGATGTGCCCGAACTGCGCCGCAACTTCGCCTTGCAAGCCGTCTTCGAAGGCAAGCCCGATACTGCCGAGGCGATCCAAGGCCGTTGGGATGCGTCGCGCTCGAAGCGCCGCGCTTCTCAACCGGTGGCGGCAAGCGCCGGCTGCATCTTCAAGAACCCCGCCGAAACGCCCGCCGGCAAGCTGGTGGACGAGCTTGGCCTGAAAGGTTGCAACGAGGGCAAGGCCCGCGTTTCCGACGTGCATGGGAATTTCATCGTCAATGGCGGCGGCGCGACGGCAAGCGAAGTGCTTGCAGTCATCGAGCGCATCAAGGCCGTCGCCCGCGAATCCCGCGGCATTGAACTGGAGACCGAGGTGAAAGTCCTCGGCGCCGACGAATTCACCTTCTGA
- the murG gene encoding undecaprenyldiphospho-muramoylpentapeptide beta-N-acetylglucosaminyltransferase codes for MEHSGGKTSLVIACGGTGGHLFPGLAVAEEWTGRGREVLLLVSEKKIDQEARRKYPQYRFETVPAIGKPATFSPKMLPFLWKLWRTTGRCGSLLKEFKADAVLGMGGFTSLPPCWAAKRAGLPAFVHDSNALPGKANRLTAKFCRKVFIGMEPARSFFPGKDVVPTGTPVRAEMRTLPSRAEAAAKFGLDPSRPTLMVTGGSQGARRLNSLVAMAFGDFPKGTQVLHIAGPLDQPRVEEEAAGRDGYRVVGFCDDMPSAYAVSDAVLSRSGASSMTELSFLGLPSILVPFPYAADDHQTRNAEVFEKAGAAFLEPEGALDAAKLAARVTTLMSDLQTRDRMAQAARSLAVPDAAARVCDAIEATLSRK; via the coding sequence ATGGAGCATTCAGGCGGGAAAACGTCGTTGGTAATCGCGTGCGGCGGCACGGGAGGTCATCTTTTCCCCGGATTGGCGGTGGCGGAAGAATGGACGGGTCGCGGCCGGGAGGTGCTGCTGCTGGTCTCCGAGAAGAAGATCGACCAGGAAGCGCGCCGGAAATACCCGCAGTACCGGTTTGAAACGGTCCCCGCGATCGGCAAGCCGGCGACCTTTTCGCCGAAGATGCTGCCCTTCCTGTGGAAGCTCTGGCGCACGACCGGTCGCTGCGGCTCCTTGCTGAAGGAGTTCAAGGCCGACGCCGTGCTCGGCATGGGAGGCTTCACCTCGTTGCCACCCTGCTGGGCGGCGAAGCGGGCCGGTCTTCCGGCCTTCGTGCACGACTCGAATGCACTCCCCGGCAAGGCGAACCGGCTGACAGCGAAATTTTGCCGCAAGGTCTTCATCGGGATGGAGCCGGCGCGGAGCTTTTTCCCGGGCAAGGATGTGGTTCCGACCGGCACGCCGGTGCGCGCGGAAATGCGGACCCTGCCAAGCCGGGCCGAAGCGGCGGCGAAGTTCGGGCTCGATCCGTCGCGGCCGACGCTGATGGTTACCGGCGGCAGCCAAGGTGCGCGGCGCTTGAATTCGCTGGTAGCGATGGCGTTCGGCGATTTTCCGAAAGGCACGCAGGTCCTGCACATCGCCGGGCCGCTGGACCAGCCACGGGTCGAGGAAGAAGCGGCCGGTCGCGATGGCTACCGCGTGGTGGGCTTCTGCGATGACATGCCGTCGGCATATGCGGTTTCAGACGCCGTGCTGTCGCGCTCCGGGGCCTCGAGCATGACCGAATTGTCCTTTCTCGGGCTGCCCTCGATCCTGGTGCCGTTTCCCTACGCCGCGGACGATCACCAGACCCGCAATGCGGAAGTTTTTGAAAAAGCCGGCGCCGCGTTTTTGGAGCCCGAAGGTGCGCTCGATGCTGCGAAATTGGCCGCGAGGGTCACCACGCTGATGAGCGACTTGCAAACCCGCGACCGCATGGCACAAGCGGCCCGTTCGCTCGCCGTGCCCGACGCTGCCGCGCGGGTCTGCGATGCGATCGAAGCGACCCTTTCCCGGAAATGA
- a CDS encoding type II toxin-antitoxin system prevent-host-death family antitoxin, which translates to MRSELVTTLKRRATEIIDGLAEHQEPVLITQHGLPAAYLVGVETFSRMQKKLEILEGVARGEKSILEGRVVPHQDAKRRMARWLE; encoded by the coding sequence ATGAGGAGCGAATTGGTCACAACCTTGAAGCGCCGGGCGACGGAGATCATCGATGGGTTGGCTGAGCATCAGGAGCCCGTGTTGATCACCCAACACGGCTTGCCGGCAGCCTATCTGGTGGGTGTCGAGACCTTCTCCCGCATGCAAAAGAAACTGGAGATTCTTGAAGGGGTTGCTCGTGGAGAGAAGTCCATCCTAGAAGGCCGGGTAGTTCCTCATCAGGACGCGAAGCGGAGGATGGCGCGATGGCTCGAGTGA